Proteins co-encoded in one Nicotiana sylvestris chromosome 7, ASM39365v2, whole genome shotgun sequence genomic window:
- the LOC104211945 gene encoding tyrosine aminotransferase-like — protein MELLSNSRWNFQGKEDAKKASACTIRSYLNTLNENINKSDTRTVIPLSHGDPSGFPSFRTTKVSEDALVDALQSGKYNGYAPNSTTLQARRSIAEFLSRDYPYELSPYDVHVTAGAKQAIEVLITALAVPGANILLPRPGYPTYEALSTFSRIEFRYYDLLSEQDWEVDINGLEALANDRTVAMVVINPGNPCGNVYKHEHLKKIAEAAKRLGMLVISDEAYGHLVFGSNSFVPMGVFGEIVPILTIGSISKRWMVPGWRVGWIVMCDRNGILQKHGVVESIKSCLEISADPSTLTMGAITRILDETPEDFYSNTINLLRKAADICYTGLTETPCFIPYKPQGSMFLMAKLNMSLLEGIANDTEFCTKLAREESVIVLPGEALGLKNWVRVTFAVEISALEEGLGRIKAFCSRNTKQK, from the exons ATGGAACTTCTCTCAAACTCGAGGTGGAATTTTCAAGGAAAAGAAGATGCAAAGAAAGCATCAGCTTGCACTATCAGAAGTTATCTCAACACTTTGAATGAAAACATTAATAAAAGTGATACAAGAACTGTAATCCCTCTTAGCCATGGCGATCCCAGTGGTTTTCCAAGTTTTCGAACAACGAAGGTATCAGAGGACGCTCTTGTTGATGCACTTCAATCTGGTAAATACAATGGCTATGCCCCAAATTCTACTACTCTTCAAGCCAGGAG GTCAATTGCAGAATTTCTGTCTCGTGATTATCCGTACGAATTGTCACCGTATGATGTTCACGTCACAGCTGGGGCTAAGCAAGCAATAGAAGTCCTAATTACAGCTCTTGCTGTACCTGGTGCTAATATTTTGCTTCCTAGACCAGGGTATCCAACATATGAAGCTCTTTCCACATTTAGCCGTATCGAATTTCGGTACTATGATCTTCTCTCTGAGCAGGATTGGGAGGTTGACATCAATGGGCTTGAAGCTCTAGCCAATGATCGTACTGTTGCCATGGTTGTTATAAACCCTGGTAACCCGTGTGGGAATGTGTACAAGCATGAACATTTAAAGAAG ATTGCAGAAGCTGCAAAAAGGCTTGGAATGCTAGTAATATCAGATGAAGCCTATGGTCATCTAGTGTTTGGTAGTAATTCATTTGTGCCGATGGGAGTCTTTGGAGAAATTGTGCCTATTCTGACAATTGGCTCCATATCAAAGAGATGGATGGTTCCTGGTTGGCGAGTTGGTTGGATCGTGATGTGTGATCGCAATGGCATCCTTCAAAAACATGGg GTTGTGGAGTCCATCAAAAGTTGCCTTGAAATCTCTGCTGACCCTTCTACACTCACTATG GGTGCTATTACTCGTATTCTGGATGAAACACCTGAAGATTTCTACTCTAATACCATAAACCTACTTAGAAAAGCAGCAGACATTTGCTATACTGGTCTAACGGAGACTCCATGCTTTATTCCATACAAGCCACAAGGATCCATGTTTCTTATG GCAAAACTAAACATGTCACTTCTGGAAGGCATCGCCAATGATACGGAATTCTGCACAAAGCTTGCCAGAGAGGAATCTGTAATAGTTCTACCTG GGGAAGCACTTGGATTGAAGAAT